Proteins encoded in a region of the Suncus etruscus isolate mSunEtr1 chromosome 1, mSunEtr1.pri.cur, whole genome shotgun sequence genome:
- the AGAP3 gene encoding arf-GAP with GTPase, ANK repeat and PH domain-containing protein 3 isoform X3, which translates to MERGWPPGDSRSRERPAACRRALSVCDSLDLHGAPAGRASAALQAALCAAREQPERPRSVCSGPPAPPTTTTATTTSARRLLLGLLRRRSPGPADAAAAAIASPADPAPSPAPVRRSRPWGSPRPRPTSMTFLEVNRLELAADAEVAAAGLGHAGSSGFLRGASFWSSQRWQVLRARGTPSPRRGLSALRKSFSFRLRRGQEIRRAESGLLPRARTRSDGDASSLGAFPSRCDLLLGTADAPRGAPEPGRQRAASLWRLLTSRFRRREPAPSVAVSPVAAEPLWSRRAAAAPGYLGAPGDSFVNSQEWTLSRSVPELKVGIVGNLSSGKSALVHRYLTGTYVQEESPEGGRFKKEIVVDGQSYLLLIRDEGGPPELQFAAWVDAVVFVFSLEDEISFQTVYNYFLRLCSFRNASEVPMVLVGTQDAISAANPRVIDDSRARKLSTDLKRCTYYETCATYGLNVERVFQDVAQKVVALRKKQQLAIGPCKSLPNSPSHSAVSAASIPAVHINQATNGGSGSGFSDYSSSVPSTPSIGQREVRIETIAASSTPTPIRKQSKRRSNIFTICATVSNFSSTKRPFQLLPN; encoded by the exons ATGGAGCGGGGCTGGCCGCCGGGGGACAGCCGCAGCCGGGAGCGGCCCGCCGCCTGCCGCCGCGCCCTGAGCGTCTGCGACTCGCTGGACCTGCACGGCGCCCCGGCCGGCCGCGCCTCCGCCGCCCTGCAGGCCGCCCTGTGCGCGGCCCGGGAGCAGCCGGAGCGGCCGCGGAGCGTGTGCTCGGGGCCCCCCGCGCCGCCCACTaccaccaccgccaccaccaccagCGCGCGCCGCCTGCTGCTCGGCCTGCTGCGCCGTCGGAGCCCCGGCCCCGCCGACGCGGCTGCAGCTGCCATCGCGAGCCCGGCGGACCCCGCGCCCAGCCCGGCGCCCGTGCGCCGCAGCCGGCCCTGGGGGTCTCCGCGGCCGCGGCCCACCAGCATGACGTTCCTGGAGGTGAACCGCCTGGAGCTCGCGGCCGACGCGGAGGTGGCGGCGGCGGGCCTGGGCCACGCGGGCAGCTCGGGCTTCCTCCGGGGCGCGTCGTTCTGGAGCAGCCAGCGCTGGCAGGTGCTGCGCGCCCGGGGCACCCCGAGTCCCCGGCGCGGCCTCTCGGCGCTGCGCAAGAGCTTCAGCTTCCGTCTGCGCCGGGGCCAGGAGATCCGGAGAGCCGAGTCGGGCCTGCTGCCCCGCGCGCGCACCCGCAGCGACGGCGACGCCAGCTCCCTGGGCGCCTTCCCCAGCCGCTGCGACCTGCTGCTGGGCACGGCCGACGCCCCGCGCGGCGCCCCCGAGCCCGGCCGCCAGCGCGCCGCCAGCTTGTGGCGGCTGCTCACCAGCCGCTTCCGACGGAGGGAGCCCGCGCCGTCCGTGGCCGTGTCCCCCGTGGCCGCCGAGCCGCTCTGGAGCCGCCGAGCGGCCGCGGCTCCCGGGTACCTGGGCGCGCCCGGCG ACTCCTTTGTGAACAGCCAGGAGTGGACGCTAAGCCGCTCAGTTCCCGAGCTCAAAGTG GGCATTGTGGGGAACCTGTCTAGTGGGAAATCTGCTCTGGTGCATCGCTATCTGACAGGGACCTATGTCCAGGAAGAATCCCCTGAAG GTGGCCGGTTTAAGAAGGAGATCGTGGTGGATGGCCAGAGCTACCTTCTGCTCATTCGAGATGAAGGAGGTCCCCCTGAGCTCCAG TTCGCCGCTTGGGTGGATGCTGTAGTGTTTGTATTCAGCCTGGAGGATGAGATTAGCTTCCAGACAGTGTACAATTACTTCCTGCGGCTCTGCAGCTTCCGGAACGCCAGTGAGGTGCCCATGGTGCTGGTGGGCACGCAGG ACGCCATCAGTGCTGCCAACCCCCGGGTCATTGACGATAGTAGAGCTCGCAAGCTGTCCACAGACCTTAAGCGATGCACCTATTACGAAACCTGTGCCACTTACGGACTCAACGTGGAGCGTGTCTTCCAGGATG TGGCCCAGAAGGTAGTGGCCTTGCGGAAGAAGCAGCAGCTGGCCATCGGGCCCTGCAAGTCACTGCCTAACTCCCCGAGTCACTCGGCTGTGTCTGCCGCCTCCATCCCTGCCGTGCACATAAACCAG GCCACTAATGGCGGCAGCGGCAGCGGGTTCAGCGACTACTCATCCTCGGTTCCATCCACGCCAAGCATTGGGCAGCGGGAGGTGCGCATTGAGACCATCGCAgcctcctccacccccacccccatccgcAAGCAGTCCAAGAGGCGTTCCAACATCTTCACG ATATGTGCCACTGTTTCCAACTTTTCATCAACAAAAAGGCCTTTCCAACTCCTTCCAAATTAG